In Thermomonas paludicola, the following are encoded in one genomic region:
- the lptA gene encoding lipopolysaccharide transport periplasmic protein LptA: protein MSRNTELAACALALVVSAACGSADARSTDRAQPMDIEAAHSDCGLGANASCTLTGNVTIVQGTLHVTAAKAVVQQSGGNPSRALLSGGVTLQQDMDDGDRLDATSSNIDYDMRNEVMVFTGNVVIRQQRGSLNGERVVYNMKTGQVESGGDGSGRVKMRILPKDTQAAGKGTP from the coding sequence ATGTCCCGCAACACTGAACTTGCGGCCTGCGCGCTTGCACTCGTTGTTTCCGCCGCCTGCGGCAGTGCCGATGCGCGCAGCACCGACCGCGCCCAACCGATGGACATCGAAGCGGCGCACAGCGACTGCGGGCTGGGCGCCAATGCCAGCTGCACGCTGACCGGCAACGTCACCATCGTCCAAGGCACGCTGCACGTGACCGCGGCCAAGGCCGTGGTGCAGCAGAGCGGCGGCAACCCAAGCCGCGCCTTGCTCAGCGGCGGCGTCACCCTGCAGCAGGACATGGACGATGGCGACCGGCTTGACGCCACGTCCAGCAACATCGACTACGACATGCGCAACGAAGTCATGGTGTTCACCGGCAACGTGGTGATCCGCCAGCAGCGCGGCAGCCTCAATGGCGAGCGCGTGGTTTACAACATGAAAACCGGGCAAGTGGAAAGCGGCGGCGACGGCAGCGGCCGGGTCAAGATGCGGATCCTGCCGAAGGATACGCAAGCCGCCGGCAAGGGCACGCCCTGA